The sequence below is a genomic window from Candidatus Binataceae bacterium.
GATCAGTCGGTCGAGAACCCGCAAATTGGACCGGTTTTCCAGCAACCCCTCGGCATCGATCGCGGACATCGCGACCGCGTCACCATGTTCCTCCTCGGCTTCGAGCGAGACGACATCCGCCGGACGATTCCGCTTGAGCCAGCTGTAGCAGGTGCGCCGCACGATCTTCAGCACCCAGCTCTTGGCATCGTCACCGCGATAGCTGTCGAAATAGCGGAACGCCCGCAGAAACGCTTCTTGCACGACATCGGCGGCATCGGTATCGCTACCCGTCATCCGGCGCGCGAGTGCGTAGGCGGCATCGAGATGGGGTAGCGCTATCTCCTCGAACCAGTTTGGCGAGGCCGATCTGTGTTCCCCGACATTTGCCGTGGCGCGACCTCCTCCGGTTCCCTTACCATCGTCGACGGCCGGCGGAGGCACCGGACGACTACGAGCACCTGGGAAGCGACCGAACCGTCGTTTCGGGCCGCTCCTTCTTCCGACTGCTTCGAGAGCATTCGTCAAAGTTGAGATCCCTTCGCCGTCCAGGTTGACGCGGTGAAGGTATGAGGCTCGGTAAGATTAAAGTCCTTGTCCACGCCGGTGATCTCTCCTGAAATCATATTAAAGTGAAACTTGCCGACGATACGTTATATTGATCCGGCGTCGTCTCGGAGCGACGAGTTCTTTCACCACGGCGAGCGCAGGCCGCGAATTCCGTTTACGGGAC
It includes:
- a CDS encoding sigma-70 family RNA polymerase sigma factor — encoded protein: MPPPAVDDGKGTGGGRATANVGEHRSASPNWFEEIALPHLDAAYALARRMTGSDTDAADVVQEAFLRAFRYFDSYRGDDAKSWVLKIVRRTCYSWLKRNRPADVVSLEAEEEHGDAVAMSAIDAEGLLENRSNLRVLDRLIQALPAPLREMIVLRELHELGYRDIAKVTGVPIGTVMSRLHRARSLLLRAYDQTGGAAAASAALFMQEVSPGHGSRCGKVELWIKDVPHEVEITSGDPVSAPDCWRIGPRE